From a single Streptomyces misionensis genomic region:
- a CDS encoding DUF389 domain-containing protein, with amino-acid sequence MLHLRLITPAERTDEVVRLVEDTVGTAHLAVVPGAARDPAGDLVLCDVAREAGDGLIAGLRHLGLDDTGAITVEEIGLTLSRRAEQAERDAPGEGADAVLWEGLTEATHEESTLSVTYLAFITLATMIAACGVVLDNAVLIVGAMAVGPEFGPLAGISTALVRRRPRLALRSLTALLVGFAAAMAVTVGFTLFMDAVGLFQRSALEGSRPNTAFVYAPDAFSFIVALLAGVAGTLSLTSAKSGALVGVAISVTTVPAAANAAVALAYGDTGQTAGSAEQLLLNLAGIVLAGTLTLLAQKYFWGRRRRHG; translated from the coding sequence ATGCTGCATCTGCGCCTGATCACCCCGGCCGAACGGACCGACGAGGTGGTGCGACTGGTCGAGGACACGGTCGGCACCGCCCACCTCGCGGTGGTACCGGGGGCCGCCCGCGATCCGGCCGGCGACCTCGTGCTGTGCGACGTCGCCCGGGAGGCGGGCGACGGGCTCATCGCCGGGCTGCGGCACCTGGGCCTGGACGACACCGGCGCGATCACCGTCGAGGAGATCGGCCTGACCCTGTCCCGGCGGGCCGAGCAGGCCGAGCGGGACGCCCCGGGCGAGGGCGCGGACGCGGTGCTCTGGGAGGGCCTGACCGAGGCCACCCACGAGGAGTCCACCCTCTCGGTGACCTACCTGGCCTTCATCACGCTGGCCACGATGATCGCGGCCTGCGGTGTGGTGCTGGACAACGCGGTCCTGATCGTCGGCGCGATGGCCGTGGGCCCCGAGTTCGGTCCGCTGGCCGGCATCTCCACGGCCCTGGTCCGGCGCCGCCCGCGTCTGGCGCTGCGCTCCCTGACCGCCCTGCTGGTGGGCTTCGCGGCGGCGATGGCGGTGACGGTCGGCTTCACCCTGTTCATGGACGCCGTCGGCCTGTTCCAGCGCTCCGCCCTGGAAGGCAGCCGCCCCAACACCGCGTTCGTCTACGCCCCCGACGCCTTCTCGTTCATCGTCGCCCTGCTGGCGGGCGTGGCCGGCACCCTGTCCCTGACCTCCGCCAAGTCCGGCGCGCTGGTGGGCGTCGCCATCTCGGTCACCACGGTCCCGGCCGCCGCCAACGCGGCGGTGGCCCTGGCCTACGGCGACACCGGCCAGACCGCCGGCTCGGCCGAACAGCTCCTGCTGAACCTCGCGGGCATCGTGCTGGCGGGCACCCTCACCCTGCTGGCCCAGAAGTACTTCTGGGGGCGCCGGCGCCGGCACGGCTGA
- the coaA gene encoding type I pantothenate kinase, which yields MPRSAHRHRPEATPYVDLTRAEWSALRDKTPLPLTAEEVEKLRGLGDVIDLDEVRDIYLPLSRLLNLYVGATDGLRGALNTFLGEQGSQSGTPFVIGVAGSVAVGKSTVARLLQALLSRWPEHPRVELVTTDGFLLPTRELEARGLMSRKGFPESYDRRALTRFVADIKAGKGEVTAPVYSHLIYDIVPDQKLTVRRPDILIVEGLNVLQPALPGKDGRTRVGLADYFDFSVYVDASAEDIERWYLSRFRKLRQTAFQDPHSYFRKYTQVSEEEALDYARALWRTINKPNLVENIAPTRGRATLIVRKGADHKVQRLRLRKL from the coding sequence ATGCCCCGGAGCGCCCACCGGCACAGGCCGGAGGCGACTCCCTACGTCGACCTCACCCGAGCCGAGTGGAGCGCGCTGCGCGACAAGACGCCGCTGCCGCTCACCGCCGAGGAGGTGGAGAAGCTGCGCGGTCTGGGCGATGTGATCGACCTGGACGAGGTGCGCGACATCTACCTCCCGCTGTCCCGGCTGCTGAACCTCTACGTCGGCGCCACCGACGGCCTCAGAGGCGCGCTGAACACCTTCCTCGGCGAGCAGGGCTCGCAGTCCGGCACCCCGTTCGTCATAGGCGTGGCCGGCTCCGTCGCCGTCGGCAAGTCCACCGTCGCCCGTCTCCTCCAGGCCCTGCTGTCCCGCTGGCCCGAGCACCCGCGCGTGGAGCTGGTCACCACCGACGGCTTCCTGCTGCCCACCCGGGAACTGGAGGCCCGCGGCCTGATGTCCCGCAAGGGCTTCCCCGAGTCGTACGACCGCCGGGCGCTGACCCGCTTCGTCGCCGACATCAAGGCCGGCAAGGGCGAGGTGACCGCACCGGTCTACTCGCACCTGATCTACGACATCGTCCCCGACCAGAAGCTCACCGTCCGCCGCCCCGACATCCTGATCGTGGAGGGCCTCAACGTCCTCCAGCCCGCGCTGCCCGGCAAGGACGGCCGCACCCGGGTGGGCCTCGCCGACTACTTCGACTTCAGCGTGTACGTCGACGCGAGCGCCGAGGACATCGAGCGCTGGTACCTCAGCCGCTTCAGGAAGCTGCGCCAGACGGCGTTCCAGGACCCCCACTCGTACTTCCGCAAGTACACCCAGGTCTCCGAGGAGGAGGCCCTCGACTACGCCCGCGCCCTGTGGCGCACGATCAACAAGCCCAACCTGGTCGAGAACATCGCCCCCACCCGCGGCCGCGCCACCCTGATCGTCCGCAAGGGAGCGGACCACAAGGTGCAGCGGCTGCGCCTGCGCAAGCTGTAG
- the glmS gene encoding glutamine--fructose-6-phosphate transaminase (isomerizing) yields the protein MCGIVGYVGSQSALDVVMAGLKRLEYRGYDSAGVALPADGGLAAAKKAGKLVNLEKELVERPLPAGSTGIGHTRWATHGGPTDDNAHPHLDNAGRVAVVHNGIIENFAVLRAELAERGHVLNSETDTEVVAHLLAEEYSVTGDLAEAMRLVCRRLEGAFTLVAVHADAPDVVVGARRNSPLVVGVGEGEAFLASDVAAFIAHTRSAIELGQDQVVELRRDGVTVTGFDGRPAEVHSYHVDWDASAAEKDGYDYFMLKEIAEQPKAVADTLLGRIDPSGSLTLDELRISPSELRETDKVVIVACGTAFHAGLIAKYAIEHWTRIPCEVELASEFRYRDPILGSRSLVIAISQSGETMDTLMALRHAREQGSKVLAICNTNGSTIPRESDAVLYTHAGPEVAVASTKAFLTQLIACYLVALYLGQVRGTKWGDEVQAVIKDLSRISVEVERVLETMEPVRALARTLAAKDTVLFLGRHVGYPVALEGALKLKELAYMHAEGFAAGELKHGPIALIEEDMPVVVVVPSPRGRSLLHDKIVSNIQEIRARGARTIVIAEEGDEAVVPYADHLIRIPATPTLLQPVVATVPLQVFACELAAARGNEVDQPRNLAKSVTVE from the coding sequence ATGTGCGGAATCGTGGGATACGTAGGGTCGCAGTCGGCGCTCGATGTCGTGATGGCCGGGCTGAAGCGGCTGGAGTACCGGGGTTACGACTCGGCGGGCGTCGCCCTGCCGGCGGACGGCGGTCTGGCCGCCGCGAAGAAGGCCGGGAAACTGGTCAACCTGGAGAAGGAACTGGTCGAGCGGCCGCTGCCGGCCGGTTCGACGGGCATCGGGCACACCCGCTGGGCCACCCATGGCGGCCCCACGGACGACAACGCGCACCCGCACCTCGACAACGCGGGCCGGGTCGCCGTCGTCCACAACGGCATCATCGAGAACTTCGCGGTGCTCCGGGCCGAGCTGGCCGAGCGCGGCCACGTGCTGAACTCCGAGACCGACACCGAGGTCGTCGCCCATCTGCTGGCCGAGGAGTACTCGGTGACCGGCGACCTCGCCGAGGCGATGCGGCTGGTGTGCCGGCGCCTGGAGGGCGCGTTCACGCTGGTCGCGGTGCACGCCGACGCCCCGGACGTGGTGGTCGGCGCGCGTCGCAACTCCCCGCTGGTGGTCGGCGTCGGCGAGGGCGAGGCGTTCCTGGCCTCGGACGTCGCCGCGTTCATCGCGCACACCCGCTCGGCGATCGAGCTGGGCCAGGACCAGGTGGTGGAGCTGCGCCGGGACGGCGTGACCGTCACCGGCTTCGACGGCCGCCCCGCCGAGGTGCACTCCTACCACGTGGACTGGGACGCCTCGGCCGCCGAGAAGGACGGCTACGACTACTTCATGCTCAAGGAGATCGCCGAGCAGCCCAAGGCGGTCGCCGACACCCTCCTCGGCCGGATCGACCCGTCCGGTTCGCTCACCCTGGACGAGCTGCGGATCTCCCCGTCCGAGCTGCGCGAGACCGACAAGGTCGTGATCGTGGCATGCGGTACGGCCTTCCACGCCGGGCTGATCGCCAAGTACGCCATCGAGCACTGGACGCGCATCCCCTGCGAGGTGGAGCTGGCCAGCGAGTTCCGCTACCGGGACCCGATCCTGGGCAGCCGCTCCCTGGTGATCGCCATCTCCCAGTCCGGCGAGACCATGGACACCCTGATGGCCCTGCGGCACGCCCGCGAGCAGGGCTCCAAGGTGCTGGCCATCTGCAACACCAACGGCTCCACCATCCCGCGCGAGTCGGACGCGGTGCTCTACACGCACGCCGGGCCCGAGGTCGCCGTCGCCTCCACCAAGGCGTTCCTCACCCAGCTGATCGCCTGCTACCTGGTCGCCCTCTACCTGGGCCAGGTGCGCGGCACCAAGTGGGGCGACGAGGTGCAGGCCGTGATCAAGGACCTGTCCCGGATCTCGGTCGAGGTCGAGCGCGTCCTGGAGACCATGGAGCCGGTACGGGCGCTGGCCCGCACCCTGGCCGCCAAGGACACCGTGCTCTTCCTGGGCCGGCACGTCGGCTACCCGGTCGCCCTCGAAGGCGCGCTCAAGCTCAAGGAACTCGCCTACATGCACGCCGAGGGCTTCGCGGCGGGCGAGCTGAAGCACGGCCCGATCGCGCTGATCGAGGAGGACATGCCGGTGGTGGTGGTCGTGCCGTCGCCGCGCGGCCGCTCCCTCCTGCACGACAAGATCGTCTCCAACATCCAGGAGATCCGGGCGCGCGGGGCGCGCACCATCGTGATCGCCGAGGAGGGGGACGAGGCGGTCGTCCCGTACGCCGACCACCTGATCCGCATCCCGGCCACGCCCACCCTGCTGCAACCGGTGGTGGCCACCGTGCCGCTCCAGGTCTTCGCCTGCGAGCTGGCCGCCGCGCGGGGCAACGAGGTGGACCAGCCGCGGAACCTGGCGAAGTCGGTGACGGTCGAGTAG
- a CDS encoding SDR family NAD(P)-dependent oxidoreductase codes for MTSTASQQSYLADLFSLDGRVAVVTGGSSGIGRAITGALARAGAGVVAVARGEEQLAATVGELTADGCRAAWVAGDLGSREGVRAVAEEAAAVYGEPDILVNCAGINLRPPMDELDEDVWDATMAVNLEAPFLLGRRFGPGMAERGFGRIIHISSQQAHRAFVSSGAYGVSKGALESLARSQAEAWSPYGVTCNTLVPGFVMTPLNARLSADPERVAALAARTMTGRNGLAGDFAGAAVFLASRASAYVTGQSICVDGGFSVH; via the coding sequence ATGACCAGCACCGCGTCCCAACAGTCCTACCTCGCCGACCTGTTCTCGCTCGACGGCCGCGTCGCCGTGGTGACCGGCGGCAGTTCCGGCATCGGCCGGGCCATCACCGGGGCACTGGCCCGGGCCGGCGCCGGCGTGGTGGCCGTGGCCCGCGGCGAGGAGCAACTGGCCGCCACCGTCGGCGAGCTGACGGCCGACGGGTGCCGGGCCGCCTGGGTCGCGGGCGATCTGGGCAGCCGCGAAGGGGTGCGGGCGGTGGCCGAGGAGGCGGCGGCCGTGTACGGGGAGCCCGACATCCTCGTCAACTGCGCCGGGATCAATCTGCGGCCCCCGATGGACGAGCTGGACGAGGACGTCTGGGACGCCACCATGGCCGTGAACCTGGAGGCGCCCTTCCTGCTGGGCCGGCGGTTCGGGCCCGGCATGGCCGAGCGCGGCTTCGGCCGGATCATCCACATCAGCTCCCAGCAGGCGCACCGCGCGTTCGTGTCGAGCGGCGCGTACGGCGTCTCCAAGGGCGCCCTGGAGTCGCTGGCCCGCTCCCAGGCGGAGGCCTGGTCGCCGTACGGGGTCACCTGCAACACCCTGGTGCCGGGCTTCGTGATGACCCCGCTCAACGCCCGGCTGTCGGCCGACCCGGAGCGCGTGGCGGCGCTGGCCGCGCGCACCATGACCGGGCGCAACGGCCTCGCCGGGGACTTCGCGGGCGCGGCCGTCTTCCTCGCGAGCCGCGCCTCCGCCTACGTCACGGGCCAGTCGATCTGCGTGGACGGAGGCTTCTCCGTCCACTGA
- a CDS encoding holo-ACP synthase produces MSIIGVGIDVAEIDRFRASLERTPQLADRLFVTQELLLPSGERRGIASLAARFAAKEALAKALGAPPGLLWTDAEVYVEDSGRPRLRVRGSVAARAAELGVRSWHVSLSHDAGVASAVVIAEG; encoded by the coding sequence ATGAGCATCATCGGAGTCGGGATCGACGTGGCGGAGATCGACCGCTTCCGGGCGTCCCTGGAGCGCACCCCCCAGCTGGCCGACCGGCTGTTCGTGACACAGGAGTTGCTGCTGCCCAGCGGGGAGCGGCGCGGCATCGCCTCGCTGGCGGCCCGGTTCGCCGCGAAGGAGGCGCTGGCCAAGGCGCTCGGCGCGCCGCCCGGACTGCTGTGGACGGACGCCGAGGTGTACGTCGAGGACAGCGGGCGGCCCCGGCTGCGGGTGCGCGGAAGCGTGGCCGCGCGCGCCGCGGAGCTGGGGGTGCGGTCCTGGCACGTGTCCCTCAGCCATGACGCGGGCGTCGCCTCGGCCGTGGTGATCGCCGAGGGCTGA
- a CDS encoding NAD(P)H-hydrate dehydratase → MRSAYGVETVRAAERALMARLPEGALMQRAAAGLAAACAELLGKVYGSRVVLLVGSGDNGGDALYAGARLARRGAGVTAVLLAPERAHAEGLAALLRAGGVVGAAGSAEEVLLRADLVVDGIVGIGGRGGLRPEAARLVETVRRSRAAVVAVDLPSGVEADTGEVRGAAVRADLTVTFGTYKPGLLVDPAREHAGVVRLVDIGLELPAEAELEALQHADVARLLPVPAAESDKYRRGVVGIAAGSARYPGAAVLAVAGALRGGAGAVRYVGPAAEAVIARFPETLVSDRGPAKAGRVQAWVTGPGAGDDAATVAEVLAAEVPVLLDADGLRLAERDAVRARTAPTLMTPHAGEAAALLGVAREEVEGARLAAARELAAVYRATVLLKGSTTLVADAAGGAVRVNATGTGWLATAGSGDVLSGLGGSLLASGLTARDAGSAAAYLHGLAGRFASEGAPAGAHDVADRIPRAWRDVRR, encoded by the coding sequence ATGCGGAGTGCGTACGGCGTGGAGACGGTACGGGCGGCCGAGCGGGCCCTGATGGCGCGGCTGCCGGAGGGGGCGCTGATGCAGCGGGCGGCCGCCGGTCTCGCCGCCGCCTGCGCCGAACTGCTGGGCAAGGTGTACGGCAGCCGGGTGGTCCTGCTCGTGGGCAGCGGCGACAACGGCGGCGACGCGCTGTACGCGGGCGCCCGGCTGGCGCGCCGGGGGGCCGGGGTGACGGCCGTGCTCCTCGCGCCCGAGCGGGCGCACGCCGAAGGGCTGGCCGCGCTGCTGCGGGCCGGCGGCGTCGTCGGCGCGGCCGGCTCCGCCGAGGAGGTGCTGCTGCGGGCCGATCTCGTCGTGGACGGCATCGTCGGGATCGGCGGCAGGGGCGGGCTGCGGCCCGAGGCCGCGCGGCTGGTGGAGACGGTGCGGCGGTCCCGGGCCGCCGTGGTGGCGGTGGACCTGCCGAGCGGGGTCGAGGCGGACACCGGGGAGGTGCGGGGGGCCGCCGTGCGGGCGGACCTCACCGTCACCTTCGGGACGTACAAGCCCGGACTGCTGGTGGATCCGGCGCGGGAGCACGCCGGGGTGGTGCGGCTGGTCGACATCGGCCTGGAGCTGCCCGCCGAGGCCGAGCTGGAGGCGCTCCAGCACGCGGACGTGGCGCGGCTGCTGCCGGTGCCCGCGGCCGAGAGCGACAAGTACCGGCGGGGCGTGGTCGGGATCGCGGCCGGGTCCGCGCGCTATCCGGGCGCCGCGGTGCTCGCCGTCGCCGGGGCGCTGCGCGGCGGCGCCGGGGCCGTGCGCTACGTCGGCCCGGCCGCGGAGGCGGTCATCGCCCGCTTCCCGGAGACTCTGGTCTCCGACCGGGGCCCGGCCAAGGCGGGCCGGGTGCAGGCGTGGGTGACCGGACCGGGCGCCGGGGACGACGCGGCGACCGTCGCCGAGGTGCTGGCCGCCGAGGTGCCGGTGCTGCTGGACGCGGACGGGCTGCGCCTCGCGGAACGGGACGCCGTACGGGCGCGCACGGCGCCCACCCTGATGACACCGCACGCGGGGGAGGCCGCCGCGCTGCTGGGGGTGGCCCGCGAGGAGGTCGAGGGCGCCCGCCTCGCCGCGGCGCGCGAACTGGCGGCGGTCTACCGGGCGACGGTGCTGCTCAAGGGCTCGACCACGCTGGTCGCCGACGCGGCGGGCGGCGCGGTACGGGTGAACGCCACCGGCACCGGCTGGCTCGCCACCGCCGGCAGCGGCGATGTTCTCTCCGGTCTCGGCGGTTCCCTGCTGGCCTCGGGGCTGACCGCGCGGGACGCGGGGAGTGCCGCCGCGTACCTGCACGGCCTGGCGGGCCGGTTCGCGTCCGAGGGCGCTCCGGCGGGCGCCCATGACGTGGCGGACCGCATTCCGCGGGCGTGGCGGGACGTCAGGCGCTGA
- the alr gene encoding alanine racemase: MTETAAVPTAPLRARAEIDLGALRANVRTLRARVGDVAVMAVVKADGYGHGAVRCARAAVEAGATWLGTATPEEALALRAAGLTQRTLCWLWVPGGPWRQAIEADVDVSLSGMWALREVTEAARAAGRTARVQLKADTGLGRNGCQPGADWEELVAAALRAETEGLVRVTGLWSHFACADEPGHPSIAAQLTRFREMVAYAEERGVRPEVRHIANSPATLTLPETHFDLVRPGIAMYGLSPSPEIGTPGDFGLRPVMTLSASLALVKHVPGEHGVSYGHHYVTPGPTTLGLVPLGYGDGVPRHASGAGPVLVDGKWRTAAGRVAMDQFVVDLGGDEPPVGSQAVLFGPGDRGEPTAEDWAAACGTIGYEIVTRIGSRVPRVYVNEEERG, translated from the coding sequence ATGACTGAGACAGCAGCTGTGCCGACCGCCCCCCTGCGCGCCCGCGCCGAGATCGATCTGGGCGCCCTGCGCGCCAATGTGCGGACCCTGCGGGCCCGGGTGGGGGACGTGGCCGTGATGGCCGTCGTGAAGGCCGACGGATACGGGCACGGCGCGGTGCGCTGCGCCCGCGCGGCCGTCGAGGCCGGGGCCACCTGGCTCGGCACCGCCACGCCCGAGGAGGCCCTCGCGCTGCGCGCGGCCGGGCTCACCCAGCGCACGCTGTGCTGGCTGTGGGTGCCCGGCGGGCCCTGGCGGCAGGCGATCGAGGCCGACGTCGACGTGTCGCTCAGCGGGATGTGGGCGCTGCGGGAGGTCACCGAGGCCGCCCGCGCGGCCGGGCGGACCGCACGGGTCCAGCTGAAGGCGGACACCGGGCTCGGCCGCAACGGCTGCCAGCCCGGCGCCGACTGGGAGGAACTGGTCGCCGCCGCCCTGCGCGCCGAGACCGAGGGCCTGGTCCGGGTCACCGGCCTGTGGTCCCACTTCGCCTGCGCCGACGAGCCCGGCCACCCCTCCATCGCCGCCCAGCTCACCCGCTTCCGGGAGATGGTGGCCTATGCCGAGGAGCGGGGCGTCCGCCCCGAGGTGCGGCACATCGCCAACTCGCCCGCCACGCTCACCCTCCCCGAGACCCACTTCGACCTGGTCCGCCCGGGCATCGCCATGTACGGCCTGTCGCCCAGCCCCGAGATCGGCACCCCCGGGGACTTCGGGCTGCGCCCGGTGATGACGCTCAGCGCCTCGCTGGCACTGGTCAAGCACGTGCCGGGCGAGCACGGCGTCAGCTACGGCCACCACTACGTCACCCCCGGCCCCACCACCCTCGGCCTCGTCCCGCTCGGCTACGGCGACGGCGTCCCGCGGCACGCCTCCGGCGCGGGCCCGGTGCTGGTCGACGGCAAGTGGCGGACGGCGGCCGGGCGGGTCGCCATGGACCAGTTCGTGGTGGACCTCGGCGGCGACGAACCGCCGGTCGGCTCGCAGGCCGTGCTGTTCGGGCCCGGCGACCGCGGCGAGCCCACCGCCGAGGACTGGGCGGCGGCCTGCGGCACGATCGGATACGAGATCGTCACGCGCATCGGAAGCCGCGTGCCCCGCGTCTACGTCAACGAGGAAGAGCGCGGATAA